In Saccopteryx leptura isolate mSacLep1 chromosome 11, mSacLep1_pri_phased_curated, whole genome shotgun sequence, the following proteins share a genomic window:
- the LOC136383383 gene encoding probable 2-ketogluconate reductase translates to MTDQDLPGVLVSAFEGPSAICKDHVGELQKHFDLITMQKFLENKTQLGPKIQAVYIWGGKPAVNQELLQSLPALKIVANSGAGLDHLDLKLIASFGVKLARTPQAVSSPTADMGMALLLATARRVVEGHQLAISPDTENFPTNWMGQEVTGTTLGIVGMGSIGYKIAQRARGFEMKILYHNRKHRKLEEEEAVGATYCERLDDLLQQSDFVMLATSLTPQTHGLIGRRELRLMKPTAILINIGRGLLVDQDALVEALQTEVIRAAALDVSYPEPLPRDHPLLKLKNVTLTPHIGSATHQARRQMMENLVGSILASLNGLPIPNEVLLE, encoded by the exons ATGACGGATCAGGACCTACCAGGAGTTTTGGTGTCTGCATTTGAAGGACCATCTGCTATATGTAAAGATCATGTTGGAGAGCTGCAGAAACACTTTGATCTCATTACCATGcaaaaatttctggaaaataaGACACAGTTAGGTCCAAAGATCCAGGCTGTGTATATCTGGGGCGGAAAGCCAGCTGTTAATCAGGAGCTCCTGCAGAGCCTGCCTGCCTTGAAGATTGTTGCCAACTCAGGAGCCGGACTGGACCACCTGGACCTGAAGCTCATCGCAAGCTTTGGCGTGAAGTTAGCTAGGACACCACAGGCTGTGTCCAGCCCCACGGCTGACATGGGGATGGCCTTACTGCTGGCGACAGCCCGGAGAGTCGTGGAAG GTCACCAACTGGCCATCTCACCAGATACAGAGAACTTTCCCACAAACTGGATGGGTCAAGAAGTGACAGGGACCACACTGGGGATCGTTGGCATGGGCAGCATTGGCTACAAGATCGCTCAGCGGGCCAGGGGGTTTGAAATGAAGATTCTGTACCACAACAGGAAACACAG GAAATTGGAAGAGGAGGAAGCTGTTGGGGCCACTTACTGTGAGAGGCTGGATGATCTGCTTCAGCAATCAGACTTTGTGATGTTGGCCACGAGCCTGACGCCCCAAACCCATGGGCTTATCGGGAGGAGAGAGCTGAGGCTGATGAAGCCCACCGCCATCCTCATCAACATTGGCAGAG GTCTGTTAGTTGATCAGGATGCCCTGGTGGAAGCTCTTCAGACTGAGGTCATTAGAGCCGCAGCGCTGGACGTGTCATACCCAGAGCCCCTGCCCAG AGATCATCCTTTGTTGAAGTTGAAGAATGTCACTCTGACACCTCACATTGGAAGCGCAACCCATCAAGCCAGACGACAGATGATGGAAAATTTGGTTGGAAGCATCCTGGCTTCTCTCAATGGCCTTCCCATTCCTAATGAAGTGCTACTTGAATGA